CTAAAAATAAAAGGAAAATTATACTGTACTACAATTCTGAAAGTTCAATAGGAAAGCAAACGTTGGCCTATGTAACATCTTCAGAAAAAGATATCTTAAGTGTAGACATTTCAAAAACAAAGGTAACTGGTACGCAGTGGGCCGAAATTGCTAATGGGTTGAACATAAATATTTCAGATTTAATTAATACAAATCACCCAGATTTTGTAAACATTTATGGTAAAGAACCAATAGAAATGGAAGAAGAAGATTGGTTAAAAATTTTAGAAAAAGAACCAAATGTTTTGGCATATCCGATAATTATAAAAGGTAATAGATACGTACAACTAAAATCCCCATCAAACTTTTTAAAGTATATAGATAGTTTTAATGAAAATGTGTAGTTTTTTTAACATCAATAAACTTTTCTTTTAGAGCAATTAACTTTTTAATTCTCTCCTATTTTAGAGTAGTTAACAATAGGGAAATTTTTGAAACTATATTTTTTTAAAACCTAAGGTTAATGCCTAAAAAAGTTTTTAATATGATATTTAAAACTATTGGATAGTACAATTAAAAAATACTGTTCTTGGAGAATGCTCAAGTAAGAATCTAGACACTTAATAACGTATTACAAATGAGAGTTATAAAAACTGCAAAACCATTTATTTTTTTGGTTGATGATGATTACGATGATCGACAATTGTTTTCTGAAGCTCTTGAAGCTATTAAAATGGATTATAGAATTACCACTTTTACCAATGGTGTTGATTTAATGGCAAATTTAATAGACCCTTCTACGGAATTGCCTAATTATATATTTTTAGATTTAAATATGCCTTTAATGAATGGGGAGGAATGCTTAGATGATATTAGAGGAGAACTAAACTTTGCGAACATTCGTGTTATTATTTATTCCGGATATTATGATGAAGAAGAAGTGAATCGTTTATTAAATAAAGGAGCAGACCAATATTTGCAAAAACCTAAATCTTTTAAAGAATTAAAAATACAGATAGAAAATTGTTTTAGCGCATAGAATAATAACTACTAAATGGTGCTTCAATAATTTTTACATAGTTATTAAAAGTGCTTTTAAATTCATATTGAACCCAAATTCTATAGTATTAATGTTTTCTCATAAATGTTTATAGAAGATTAATGAAAAATTTGTAATATACTTTATGGCATGTACGCATAGTGAAGTATTTAAATCTCATTGATATTAGCGGTTGCTGTTTTTTCTTTTATCAACCATTATACTATTGTTAAACCAATTAGTATTTATACATGCCCATGCCACAGAGTTGAACGAAATTTTAAGTGTGGTCTTTTACGATATTAAACAGGTGACCGTGACATTAAATTTAACGTTTTAAAAATCTTTTGTCTTCAGGAAGCTTAAGTCAAATTTTTTATGCCACTTACCGATATCAGCTTCTACTATAATTATGAAAATATATATTAAAATCATTTTACTATTACTTATGGCGAAAACACCAGCATTTTCACAGAATGTTATTCCAGAATCCATTAAAGACGAAATAAAAATTGCCTTAACCTATTATCCAAACCTTCAAAATAATCCTATTGAATTTAAATTTCGGAAAAATATAAAAAAGTCAACTATGCTTGCCCAACCTGATTTTTGGAGTTTGTTCAAGTCTAAAAAAAAGAGAAAGTATAAAGTATTAATAAGCGAAAAAATTGTTATTGCGGGCAATGCGTTTGCCACCAAGGATATTCCGAAAGATGTTATGATTGGATGGATTGGACATGAACTGGGGCATATTGTTGATTATAAAAATAGAAGCAGTTTAAATTTAATTTGGTTTGGGATAAAATATACTTTTTCTGATAGCTACATTAAGGAAGCGGAACGAGCAGCAGACACACATGCCGTTAATCACGGCATGGAAAGCTATATATTGGCTACAAAGAATTTTATTCTTAATAATGCCGATATTAACGAGTCGTATAAATTAAGAATTCGAAAATACTACTTGTCACCAGAAGAAATTATGGTACTAATAAATGAAAGAAACAAAGCCGAAAAAGAATAGGGCGTTAAAGCTATTTTTGAACAAATTCTTCCCATTCTGCAAATTTATCTTCTCCCATAACCCGTTCCATTTTTACTTGACCGCCTTTCTTTTTATTCATTCCATTCCACTCATGAAATACCGAGGGTAACAAGGTTTTAACCTTAACACCTTTAAGCGCTTTGGAACGTGCAACTTTATAATTATTGTTTGCGCCTTTTAAATGTTCATCCAACGCGTTGGCAAGCGTTAAATTATCTTTTTCATTTTCAGTACCTAAATACCAACAGTGATAAAACTCACCGTCAACACGTTTTGCACATAACGTGTATTCTGGAATTTTTATATCAAACGTCATTTCTAAATGTTGTACTGCATCATCCAACTTATTAACTGAAAGTTGCGAGCCTACCGTATTTAGAAAAAATTTGGTTCTTCCTGTAATTTTAATTTCGGCTTTTTCCACATTTGTAAATTCAATAGTATCGCCAATTAAGTAACGCCAAGCTCCCGACACTGTACTAATAATTAATATATAATCTTGGCCAGTTTCAACTTCTTCTAATGAAAGTGAAGGTGCATTGTTTATAATTGACCCGTCTTGATTGATATACTCTGGCTTAAATGGAACAAATTCAAAATATATTCCACCATCCGTTACTAATTGCATTGCATCCGTTTCTGGTCGGGCCTGGAAAGCAATAAATCCTTCAGAAGCCAAATAAGTATCAATAACAGTTACTGGTTTTCCCAACAACGAATTAAAACTTTTTTCATAGGGTCCAAAAGCAACGCCACCTGAAGTATATACTTGAAAATTTGGCCATATTTCATGAATATGATTAAGGTTGTGGTAAGAAATAACCTTTTGTAGCATAAGCTCCATCCATGAAGGTATTCCACTTAACGCTCCAATATCCCAATTAGGTGCTTCTTCCGCAATTTTTTGTACACGCTCGTCCCAATCATCGATTTGGGCAATTTCTTCTCCTGGTTTATAAAAGCCTTGAAACCATGTAGGGATGTTGCTTGCACTTATGCCACTTATTTCACCTTCTTTATGTCCATCTTTTGTATTTAAATCTGTAGAACTCCCAAGCATTAAAATACCTTTTTCAAAGAAGTCTATGGGGAGATCAAAGTTACTTAAGGCATACACTTGTTTAATACCTGCATCGCGGATGGCGTCGAGCATTTCATTTGTAACGGGTATCCTTTTACTTGTCTTGCCAGTAGTTCCTGAACTTAAAGCAAAATAATCTGGAGTACCCGGCCATGTTACATCGGTTTCACCATCATGTAATTTTGCCCACCATTCCTCATTGATCTTATTATAATCGAAAAAAGGAACTGAGTCCTTAAATAATTTTAAAGGTTGCTTAGAAGATAAAATGGTTTCAAAATTATAATGTCTGCCAAAGTCCGTGTCTTTTGCTGTGCCTAATAAATTTTTAAATACTTTTTTCTGCGCTTCAACAGGGTTTGTGTCCGGCGCCAGTTTATCTCTTAATTCTAAAAAACCTTTGATTACACTACCAAGTATTGCCATCTCTTTTTTTGCTAAAATATTTAAAAGGAAAAGGTTGTTTGTGCTATATCGAACCTAAATTTATCTGATTTAGCAAAGTCTTTCATCAAACCAGAATAAGGTAGAAATTAAAATAATTAACGTTGTAAAATGGGGTTAGAATTTTTATCCAAAAATGTTCTTACCGTGTTCCAGAACATTAAAAGTGGACTGGTTGAAGTTTTTGAAAATTGGGATAATAGCTTCATATTATTTAAAAATCGTTTCTCCTCCTTGTTGGTGTTATTTATTACCGAAGGGTAGTAAAAAGCCATATTCCAATCGCTAAAATATCTTTTAGAAACTTTTCCTTCCCAAAGTATTTTTAAAGATTGATGTCTCTTGTCACATTTAATTTTTTCGTATAATTCTTGGATATCATTTTTTTCTCCTTCTAAAATCTGGACAAATTTATGATCGTAATACACCAGACAACCGGTTATATTTTTATTAAAATTTGTAGTTCTAGCTTCCGCCAAAATTTCATCCAAGTCGGTAGCTACCATGTTGGTCGATTCTGTAGATATATAGGTTAGTTGGTACATTTTTACACTTATGCACATAAGTTAATGAAAATATTTTTTCTCACGTTAGTATTTTTATCAATGTAGTCAATCAAAAAATCAATAGGCCCTTATCTTTAATTATATTAAAAAAATGCTATGAAAACGTTAGAAGAATTATTTGAACATCAATTAAAAGATTTATATAGTGCAGAAAACCAAATTATAGAAGCACTACCTAAAATGACAGAAAAAGCGACTGATACAGATTTAAAAGATGTTTTTGAGAATCATTACCATGAGACCATGGAGCAAAAAAGTAGGCTGGAAATTATTTGTAGAGAACTCAATATTACACCAAGTGGAGAAAAATGTAAGGCTATGGAAGGACTTATTAAAGAGGCAAGAAATTTTATTTCTGAAGCATCTTCAGAAGAGGTCATGGACGCCGGTTTAATTGCCGAAGCCCAACGCGTGGAACATTATGAAATTTCTGGTTATGGAACCGCAGTACGCTTTGCAAAAGAGCTCGGACATAGAGATATTGCCAAGAGGCTTCAAATAACTTTAGATGAAGAATATGAGGCCGATAATAAACTGGACAAAATAGCTGAAAACAGATTAAATAAAAAAGCAATCGGATAAGCCTTATAAATAAGAAATGACTTTATATAGGGATTTTTAATTTTATGCGAGATAAACTTAGATCGGGGTTATTATTATCATTATAAAAGTGAAGTATCGTAAAATTAACTATAAAAAAAACCGACCTTATTAAGATCGGTTTTAATTATTGCAACCAACAAAAAGTGATATTTTTTTTTGGTATTATGACTAGATTGCCATTGCCATCTGCTTAGCTTTATACTGCTTTGGACTACAGTTATATTTCGACTTAAAAATTTTAGAGAAGTAACTTCTGCTGGTAAACCCAATACTATAGACTACTTCTGAAATATTAAGATCTGTATTTTTTATTAAATTTTCTGCTTTTCGAACCCTAACTTCTCTAATATAATCTATAACTGTTCTGCCATGCATAAGCTTAAACCCTTCTTGTAGTTTAGATGGAGATAAACCACCCTTACGACAAAGATCGGTTACTGTAAGATTTCTTTCTGGATAGTTATTTATAAACTGAGAAAGTTCTTTAACAGAAGTCAGTTCCCAAGCACTTAAAGTTCCTGTTTTTTGGTTGGCACTTTTCATATCTTCTGAATGTTGCTCTATTTCTAAAGCTAAAATCATTTGTACTAAACTTTCGATCATTAAACTTCTAACAATTCCTTTTTGACTTACAGCGGCTAATTGTTGAATTTTTTCTGCGATCTTTAAATTGTAAGATCCTATATAAATATAGTTTTCAGAAATATTTTCCTTATAAAATAAATTTTGCAACTTATAATTTAAGGTCTTTACATCAGTCTCACTTTTAATAGGATTGACAACAATTAAAGTTATTTTAATATCCACATTTTTCTCAAAGTAAATTACGTTGTCCTGCAATGATTTACTAGTTAATATTCCAGTTTGAAAGTTTTCCAAAACTCTCTTTTTCTTATCTAAACCAAAACTATGTGCTACTTTACCTTTAGCACAATATGCAAAACATATTGGTGTTTCTTCAGTTGTTTCTGTCACAAGTTGGAAATCTTCTGAAAAGGTCATGTCAAATTCTAAATAAGAGATACCGCTATTAAAGGTCATACCTTTTATAAGGCCTTGCCCCATTTGATTGTCAATTTCTAAAATATACTCTTTAGCATCCTTTTGTATTTCACCTCCGAAGTTACCTTCTAATTGCTGAAATATATTTTTAATTTTTGCTGATTTTAGTGCTATTGTTTTCATAAGTTCTGTTGCTTTTAATGATTAGTTACGCTCATAAAGCTTGCTAAAACTTTATGTTGTAAATATCCTCATTGCAACGACCTTTCCTCTTACACAACTTTTGGTTTCTGTTATATAACTTTTTGTTTTACACGAAAACACTGTTAAAAAAATCTTAAAGGCTGTATTGTTATGAGTTATGGGAGCTATAAACCCTGCGTTTATAACGATTTATAAATATTTTTTAATGTAGTAATGATAAGGTATTAGGCAGGTAGGTAAATTATAAATGCAGTTCCTTTACCTAATTTACTTGTGGCATGAATATTACCATGATGGTTTTCTACTATTTTTTTACAAATGGCAAGACCAATACCTGTACCCGAATATTCATTTTTTTGATGCAAACGCTGAAAGACCTCAAATATTTTTCCCGCATTTTCATCAGCAAATCCAATACCATTATCTACAATGGTTATTTTATAATAATGTTTGCTTGTTTTAAAAAAGTTTTCGGGAATTTGTTCGCGACGAACTTTTTCAGACGTTATATCTATTTTGGGTATTAAAGTTTGATTACGATATTTAAGTGCATTAGAAATTAAATTGTTTAATAATTGTTCTAATTGAAAAAATATGCCCTTTACTACGGGTAAATCCTCTGAACCTATTTCGGCCTTGGTTTCAATGATTCGTTCAGCTAGCTCCTCTTTAACTTTTTGCAGTACCTGGTTCAAGTCTACTTTTTCAAAATTTTCATGATTACTGTCAATACGGGAGTAGGATAATAAATTGAGAATTAAAGATTGCATTCGTTGTGCTGCTGTGGTAACCTTGGAAAAATACTCTTGCGCTTTTTCCGAAAGCTTATCGCCCTCTTTATCCTCGATTCGCGAAAGAAACATTTGAATTTTCCTTAATGGTTCTTGAAGGTCATGACTAGCAACACGATTGAAGGATTCTAGTTCTATATTACTACGCTTTAACTCTAAATTTCTTAAACGAAGTTTTTCATCTGCCCTTATCTTTTTAGAAATATTTTGTACAACTCCTACAGAGGTTGGTCTACCATTTTTTTCTAAATATTGACCATTTAGCTGAAGATGTTTTACTTTTCCGGTTTTTGAAATAATTCGATATTTGTTGATACTGGACTTTCCTTCTGCTTTGGTTTCTTTACCCAAAGTAATATAATCTTCAAGATCATCCGGATGTACAAATTTCTTATAACTGTCAAAAGTCATTTTAAAGGACTTTGGCTCATGTCCTAATATGCGATAAAAGTTGTCCGAGAGTATGGCTTCACCATTATCTAAGTACCAAATATAACTTCCAAGACCTGCAACTTCTTCGGCATCGACAAATATAGAATTCTGTACTTTTAACTGCTCATTTAATTTTTGAAGTTCATTAAAGGCAAGCTTTTCGGCAGTAATATCTTGTACAACCCCAATCAGCACCTCTTTACCTTTGTTCTTAATAAATTTACCGTTGACTTTTAAATATATAGTATTTCCGGTTTTAGTAGATACCCTGTAGGTATGTTCTGGCGGCTGTCGGGTTTCGATTACTACTTTCATTACCTCCTCATAAGAAGTACGGTCATCTGGATGAATTAATTCTAAATAATTTTCAAAAGAAGGTTTAAAATCTTCTGGATCATATCCCAAAATATGATAAAAATTATCAGAAATTTCAGCGGTATCTGTTTCTATATGCCAAGTATAACTACCAATCCTAGCCATTCTTTTTGCTTCGACCATAATAGAATTTTGCAGTATTAACTCCTCATTTAAGGCAAGTACTTTTTCATGCGCCTTATTCTCTTCAGTATCATTTCTTACAACCACTAAAATTCCCTTGTCCATTGGTTTAATAATGGAATGGAACCAAAATTTTTCGCGATTTACAGCTACTTGACGCTCAAAACTTCGTGTTTCACCTTGTTTAAAGCTACTTATCATTTCTTCAAGTTCCCCATTAAGCAATAAAAATGGAAAAATAGATGAAACGGGTTTGCCCACTATTTCCTCTGGATCTAATCCTAAATAGTCGCGGTTGCACTCATTGGCAAAAACAATTTTAAAGTCTACAACTTCATTTAAGTCATTATAAATTGGTTCATAGTAATTCATAATGTTGTCCGTACTCTGAACTATATTTCCAAGTAACAACTGCGACGATTGTATTTGGTGTTTGTCTTTTCTGATTTTTAAAAATGCTATTGTAAAAACAGCTAATGAAAAAAATGCTAGTAGTAAAGATGTTAATGGGGTAAGGTTTGTTTGCCATTCAAAAGTTGCCAAACGTTCTTGTAAAAGCATTTCTTTTTCCAAAACCATCTGCTCTTTTAAACTACGGACCTTTTTTAAAAGCGAAGCCGTTGTTTTAACGTTTGCAATTACGACGGAGTCTGACCCTGAAGCTCCAATTTTACCATGGAGTAAAATTAATTTGGAATGTAGTTCATCTTTTAAAACTGAAACAGAATCTAAAATTAGTTGTTGTTCCGGAGTACTTTCTGTTAGTTTATATAGCTTGCTTAACGCTTTATCACTTTCCAGTTTATAGTCAATATAAGAATCTTTAAAAGTAGAGTCTTTTAATATTACTGATCTAAATTCAGCTGACTCCATTAAACTATATTGCGAAAAAAGGTTGTTTATTTCCCGATCTACCATTAATGATTGAGAAACCAATTCTGATGAATTTTGTAGGTTTTTTATCATTCGATAATTAACACTGGCAATAAACAATAACAGAAATACTGCAACTACTAAAGCTATCTTAAATGGTATATTAAAGTTTGTCCTTTTAAGTAGCATATTTAAATCCATATAATTTTAAATTAAGGTCAACGAAACATTTAACTTTAAGGTAATTCAATGGCCGTTGTAAGAAATCATAAATTTTTGGTGACAATACTTATGATTTACAATCGAAACAAAAAATTATCTTTATTAAGATTTGAAGTGTGGTATTGCCAATCTAAATGCAAAACCCTTTCAACAGATTCCTGTAATTTACTAAAGTTATTGGGCTTGTTCAGATAAATATTTGCTCCATTAACAAATGTGTTTTCTATATCTTTTTCTGAAGAAGATGTAGAATAAATAGCTATGGAAATATCTTTAAATTTAGGGTTTTTACGAATTTCTGTGAGGCATTGCATACCGTTTTTAACAGGCATGTTTAAATCAAGAAATATAAGATTGGGCAGAATTATACTTGGAATATTAAGATGGTCCATTAACTCTTGTCCGTTGTTAAACAGCAATAAATTCGTTTTAATACCTATTTCCTCTATGGCTTCTTTAAAAAGCATTCTATCATCAATATCATCATCTGCCAACGCAATATTCAAAATATCCTTATTGCCCATTTTATAAATACTTATGCTAAGTTTTGGTTATTTTCTTTTCGCTTTTCTACAATTTTTTGAAACGTAGTTGGCGTTAATCCTGTTGTTTTTTTAAACTGTCCCGATAAATGGGCAACACTACTATAATTTAAACGAAAGGCAATTTCTGTTAATGACAAATTAGTTTTTGTCATAAGTTCTTTCGCCCGATCAACTTTTCTTAGAATTATAAAATTCTCAATAGAGGTAAAGGTGGTCTCTGAAAATAAGTTAGATAAATAGGTATATGAATAATTTAGTTTATCAGAAAGATAAGATGATATTTTTGATACTTGAGATACATCTTCTTGTAACATCTCCTCAATAGCATTTTTAATGCGTTGCACTAAAACCGACTTTTGCTCTTCTAAAATTTCAATACCATAACTATTTAAATTCTTAGCCAATTCTTCTATTTCCTCTGGCAATAAAGGTCTTTTAATTTCCACTTCCCCTGGGCCATGTACAACATGCGGAATTGCTAATTTATGCAGTTGCTCTTTTAAAACTGCAATACAGCACACTTTGAAATCGAATTTTACATTTATTTTCATTAATCAAAGTTATATTTAGCAAGTTGTAAACCCCATGCTGAGATAATCAGTGCAATGTTAAAATAAAAATAGGAATTATTTTAACATTTTAGGGCGATTTCTGACCACAATTGAACCTTAATTTCTGAGATTAGATGGTTTAAATAAATTAAAGTACACAAATTTAAGCGCTATAATTAAAAATAAAACTTTAACAATATGAAACTAAGTACTTATACCAAGCGGGCCATTTTCGGTGGCATTATTTCCATGTTAATTATTTTATTGGGTACAATACTTTTAGGGAAGTTAAGTGGATATGAAGCCAAAGTGCTTATTAAGAATTCATTAGATGGAATGAATACACTTTGTAATACAATAGCCCTAGCATCGGCAACTATTTTGGCCTTGTTGCTCACACTCTTAAGTTTAAGTTCAACCTCAAAATCGAAGTTAAAGAAAGACCATTATTATCATGTATTACAAATTGCCAAATTAGACACCGTGGTTTTTATAGCGTCAGTAATTACATTTCTGTTGTTTAATTTACCAATAACAGAATCAGATAATGTGCCTAATAATTGGTTTAATATTCTTTATTATATTTCTTTAGGAATTTCAAGTCTTTTAAGTGCTTCTTTAATAGTAGTTGTATTAATGCTATATAATACTGTAGTAAATATAATTAAGATTATAGGTTTAGGGATGACAGACCATCCTTTGGCAATAAATGAAGATGAGAAAGAAATTGAATAAAATACTAATTTAAACGTCTTATATTAAGGTTTGTCTAAATAATTAGCTTCAGGAACAGCTTTGAAAAATTCTGCGACATTGATATCAGCTTGGGCGCCGTAGGTAGCTAAGAAAGTTCCTTTTACATTATCGTTGGTCTTTATTACATAGAGTAAAGAGGAGTCTGCGGGGTTACTCATACCTTCATACCTACGTTCTTCCACAATAAATATTTGTTCTGGAGCGTAACTTTTTTTCGTTTTTGTTTCAATGAGCTTATCATCTTTACACATAAATGAAGCGGTATAGCCTTTTTTTTCAAATAAGGTTATAGCGTCAATTTCATGTTTTGCAAATTCTTTAGTCATGATTTTGAATTTAAATTAATAATAATTCTATTTTTTACTCGGCATTCGAGTTTTAAATGCTCGAACGCTTTTTTCGAAATTTAATATTGACTTTCCTTTTTTATGCCTATCGGGCTTGTTCCGAGGTAGTTTACTATAAGAAAAATGGTTGTTGACAGAGCGTGTTATTAATTATACCAACTGATTTAAATAAATGACTTTTAACGTTGAATTAGAAAGCATTTAAATAAATTGATATATAAAAATAATGGGTATCTCATAAATTACAAGACACCCATTATTAGCTATTGATTAGCATAGTATAATTAACTAAAATCTAATTAATTATTGATCAGTAGCATCATCAACGGCATCTTCTACTTCTTCTGCACCTTCTTCTATGGCATCTCCAGTATCATCAACAGCATCTTCAATTTTTTCTCCCGTACTTTTTTCCTCTCTACAACTGGTTAGTGTAGAAAAAGAGGTTACAGTAAAAAAAGCGAATAATAAAATATATAGTGTACGTTTCATATTGTTTGTTTTTAAAATTAATAATTAGTGATTATATTTTTTTTCTTCCAGAAATTAAGGAAAATATTAAAAGAACTATGAATATAAAAAATAAAATTTTTGCTATACTCGCAGCTCCTGCTGCAATACCACCGAATCCGAAAATACCGGCAATAATTGCAAGAATTACAAAGGTGATTGTCCAGCGTAACATAATTATAGTGTTTTAAGGTTAATAATTTATCAAACGGTAGTTGTACTACCTACTATTACAAAAATGCTTTTATTTTGGCAGTGTGCTTAGCACTATTAAACGCATTCTTAACCCAATCCAACTTTTATTGATCAATGCTGTAAAATACCCGATATTCATGGACTCAATTGAACCTTGTTCAATTTAATTACTGTTAAATTTTGTAATTTCAACTTTTGAAGTAGAAATTAATTTCAAAATATTCATGAATCATAGAATCCGTGTGCACGATATTGATGTTAAAATATTTATTGAAGATATCGCCAAAAGTTTAAAGCTTGTCCCTGAAGAAGATGCAAATGAGATATGTGTTCGTATTCCTGAAAAAATTGGTTTTGGATTTATAAAAGCCACTTGTTTTGATTATGGATTAGGAGTGTTAGAATTTAACTTTTTGTTGAAGCAAGAATTAATACTTGAATATGAAAAGGGTTCTGTGCATCCGTTAAAATTACTGTTCAATAGAGAATCTACAATTACGCACAAATTTGAGGATATTGATGAAATGCATGAAATTGATCTTCTTGAGAATGTGATAACATCAAGCACTCCTCAGAATAATCATATTTTTATATTTCCGACGAATACATCAATAAGTCTTTTTAGTATTGAAATAAACAGAAAATTATTTGAAGAAAAAATAAGCGAATTTCTTACTGAAATGGATGAAGACCTAATGAAGCTGTTTAGAGATGTAAACGGCACCCAAATCTTTTATTCAAAAGGATTTTATGGTTTGGATATTGCTAAATTCATCGAAGAATTTATGGAATGTGAGTTAGTGGACTTTATGAAAACGGTTTACCAAGAAGGGAAGGCTTACGAGATACTTACATTTCAATTACAACACTATTTAAAAGGTATAGACGATGAAGGCATCAATACCGTTTTAAATAAAGCTACCCTTGAAAAAATTGAAAAGGCTGCGAAAATTATTGAAAATGAGCTTGACCGAATGGATAATATTGTTGTCTTGGCAAAGAGAGTAGGGCTAAACCAAACCAATTTACAAAGAGGTTTTAAAAAACTTTATAAAACTTCTGTAAACCAATATATTAAAAATTTCAGAATTGAAAAAGCAAAAGAATTGTTAGAAACTACCGATTTGAATATAACGCAGATTAGTTATAAAATTGGAATTAATTCTAGAAGTTATTTTTCAAAACTTTTTAAAGAGAAATATGGGCTTTCACCTAGAGATTTTTATCAGCATATACGAAAATCAACTTCTTAATTAATTCTTATACAGGTTTTTTGTACCCTTTATAAATGTGTCCTGTTTTTAAGCATTTCAGTATATTCATGATAAGAGATATATATTAAAAGAGGATGTCGTTAAACATCCTCTTTTTCTCAATAAGCAATAAAAACTTTATGCAATATCTTCTAATCTTTTAATTTTTGAAAGATCCGAAGAAATAGTAGATAATTGTTGCGTTAGTAAAGTAGCCGTACTTGTTGGCAAACTAGTTTCCTTTAAAACTTCTTTGTATTCATCCAATGCCGCTTTTTCGCCAGTAATTGCTTCTTCTAGCATAGACTCGTCATTGTCAGCTGAGAGCCAAGCTTTAACATCCATCCAACCTCTATGTAGTGTTCCGCTTGCACTTCCTCCTTTTTCTGCTTCTTGACCAAAAGTTTTAATTTCACTTTTTAAATCATTTCCGAAAGATTTGCGTTCCATAGATTTACGATCAAAATATGCTTTTAGGTTAGGATTATCTGCGTGTTCTGCAG
The genomic region above belongs to Maribacter hydrothermalis and contains:
- a CDS encoding AraC family transcriptional regulator, whose protein sequence is MNHRIRVHDIDVKIFIEDIAKSLKLVPEEDANEICVRIPEKIGFGFIKATCFDYGLGVLEFNFLLKQELILEYEKGSVHPLKLLFNRESTITHKFEDIDEMHEIDLLENVITSSTPQNNHIFIFPTNTSISLFSIEINRKLFEEKISEFLTEMDEDLMKLFRDVNGTQIFYSKGFYGLDIAKFIEEFMECELVDFMKTVYQEGKAYEILTFQLQHYLKGIDDEGINTVLNKATLEKIEKAAKIIENELDRMDNIVVLAKRVGLNQTNLQRGFKKLYKTSVNQYIKNFRIEKAKELLETTDLNITQISYKIGINSRSYFSKLFKEKYGLSPRDFYQHIRKSTS
- a CDS encoding response regulator, with product MGNKDILNIALADDDIDDRMLFKEAIEEIGIKTNLLLFNNGQELMDHLNIPSIILPNLIFLDLNMPVKNGMQCLTEIRKNPKFKDISIAIYSTSSSEKDIENTFVNGANIYLNKPNNFSKLQESVERVLHLDWQYHTSNLNKDNFLFRL
- a CDS encoding helix-turn-helix domain-containing protein; protein product: MKINVKFDFKVCCIAVLKEQLHKLAIPHVVHGPGEVEIKRPLLPEEIEELAKNLNSYGIEILEEQKSVLVQRIKNAIEEMLQEDVSQVSKISSYLSDKLNYSYTYLSNLFSETTFTSIENFIILRKVDRAKELMTKTNLSLTEIAFRLNYSSVAHLSGQFKKTTGLTPTTFQKIVEKRKENNQNLA
- a CDS encoding ferritin-like domain-containing protein, which encodes MSSYTETVGNKLNSLLEKTNDAEKGFKKAAEHADNPNLKAYFDRKSMERKSFGNDLKSEIKTFGQEAEKGGSASGTLHRGWMDVKAWLSADNDESMLEEAITGEKAALDEYKEVLKETSLPTSTATLLTQQLSTISSDLSKIKRLEDIA
- a CDS encoding DUF1328 family protein; protein product: MLRWTITFVILAIIAGIFGFGGIAAGAASIAKILFFIFIVLLIFSLISGRKKI